A single genomic interval of Terriglobus albidus harbors:
- a CDS encoding twin-arginine translocase TatA/TatE family subunit — protein sequence MPSFADSVFLFFLALLLFGPKKLPELARQLGKLMAEFRRASNEFKYQMEEELRLSEQAEERKKLAEQAKEAGPEAVKPIATEGEVSIMPPSTGLPTPAGSSETEASTSADPATQTEADAVSALVDSVPVEAVRSETIGAEPILSEPIPQIPSELDQHLDPAHTHTTQETHG from the coding sequence ATGCCCAGCTTTGCCGATAGCGTCTTTCTTTTCTTCCTGGCCCTGCTCCTCTTCGGGCCCAAGAAGCTGCCGGAACTCGCCCGTCAGCTCGGAAAGCTGATGGCCGAGTTCCGCCGCGCCTCCAATGAGTTCAAGTATCAGATGGAAGAGGAGTTACGCCTCTCCGAGCAAGCCGAGGAACGCAAAAAACTCGCCGAGCAAGCCAAGGAAGCAGGCCCCGAGGCCGTCAAGCCTATTGCGACCGAGGGTGAGGTAAGCATCATGCCTCCCTCCACCGGCCTGCCGACTCCGGCCGGCTCCAGCGAAACGGAAGCCTCCACGTCAGCCGACCCGGCTACGCAGACTGAAGCTGACGCCGTCAGCGCTTTGGTAGATTCCGTTCCGGTCGAGGCCGTTAGATCCGAGACCATTGGGGCCGAGCCCATTCTGTCCGAGCCCATCCCGCAAATTCCTTCCGAGCTCGATCAGCATCTGGATCCAGCCCACACGCACACCACGCAGGAGACCCATGGCTGA
- the nadB gene encoding L-aspartate oxidase, whose product MRVSAAERFDFVVVGAGIAGLRAAMTLAKAGSVLVVTKEKMAESNTAYAQGGIAVAMGGAEDVAEHLDDTVMAGDGLVNREAAQVLVEQGPARVEELLAWGTEFDREQGELMRTREGAHSRSRILHAHGDATGWEIARSLLRMVTANSGIEVREFVTTIDLLRADTDGIRGVVLEDAQGETRVVEACAVLLASGGAGQVYSDTTNPAVATGDGIAMAWRAGAALSDMEFYQFHPTAFSQRGAPRFLLSEALRGEGAYLRNAAGERFMPRYHKLAELAPRDVVARAITREGLTGEVYLDMRHVQKDLKGRFPGISAFLERYGFELGRDLIPVRPAAHYLMGGVRTDTHGRTSLPGLYAAGECACTGVHGANRLASNSLLEGLVFGALAAEAMVEECGEPRASKAVVPSSVQEGSDVGDVEAWITHLRALMWEKAGLLRDAARLREAKAELQAMVLPAGETRRCVEARNLHAIAMMIVIAALAREESRGAHFRNDFPQRDDVKFGKHSVLRGSVVGFE is encoded by the coding sequence GTGAGGGTGAGTGCCGCGGAACGTTTTGATTTTGTTGTGGTGGGCGCTGGAATCGCCGGGCTTCGGGCAGCGATGACGCTGGCAAAGGCCGGCAGCGTACTGGTGGTGACCAAGGAAAAGATGGCCGAGTCGAACACGGCCTATGCGCAGGGCGGCATTGCCGTGGCCATGGGCGGTGCCGAGGACGTCGCCGAGCATCTGGATGACACGGTGATGGCAGGCGATGGCCTGGTAAACCGCGAGGCCGCTCAGGTGCTGGTAGAGCAGGGGCCAGCCCGCGTGGAAGAGCTGCTGGCTTGGGGGACGGAGTTCGATCGCGAACAGGGCGAGCTGATGCGGACTCGCGAAGGTGCGCACTCGCGATCGCGCATTCTGCATGCGCATGGTGACGCCACCGGTTGGGAGATCGCCCGTTCGCTGTTACGGATGGTGACAGCGAATTCAGGCATTGAAGTGCGTGAGTTCGTCACGACGATCGATCTGTTGCGGGCGGATACGGACGGTATCCGCGGTGTGGTGCTGGAAGATGCGCAGGGTGAGACGCGTGTGGTGGAGGCGTGTGCGGTGCTGCTTGCCTCCGGTGGTGCGGGACAGGTCTACAGCGATACGACGAATCCTGCGGTGGCGACGGGCGATGGCATTGCGATGGCATGGCGCGCGGGTGCCGCGCTCAGCGATATGGAGTTCTACCAGTTTCACCCCACGGCCTTTTCGCAGAGGGGAGCACCGCGCTTTCTGCTGTCAGAGGCTCTGCGCGGTGAGGGAGCCTATCTGCGCAATGCGGCAGGGGAGCGCTTCATGCCGCGGTATCACAAGCTGGCAGAACTTGCCCCGCGCGATGTGGTGGCGCGTGCGATCACACGTGAGGGTCTGACGGGCGAGGTCTATCTCGACATGCGTCATGTGCAGAAGGACCTGAAGGGGCGTTTCCCGGGTATATCGGCGTTCCTGGAGAGATACGGATTTGAGCTGGGGCGGGATCTGATTCCGGTACGGCCGGCGGCGCACTACCTGATGGGCGGTGTGCGTACGGATACGCACGGGCGAACGTCGCTGCCGGGCTTGTATGCGGCAGGTGAGTGTGCCTGCACTGGTGTGCACGGAGCGAACCGTTTGGCGAGTAATTCATTGCTCGAGGGGCTGGTCTTTGGAGCTCTGGCCGCGGAGGCGATGGTCGAGGAGTGTGGGGAGCCCCGGGCTTCAAAGGCTGTTGTTCCGTCCTCGGTTCAGGAGGGCAGCGACGTGGGAGATGTCGAGGCCTGGATTACGCATCTGCGTGCGTTGATGTGGGAGAAGGCCGGGCTGCTACGCGATGCAGCGCGACTGCGCGAAGCGAAGGCTGAGCTTCAGGCGATGGTGTTGCCTGCAGGAGAGACGCGGCGATGCGTCGAGGCGCGGAATCTGCATGCGATTGCGATGATGATTGTGATCGCGGCGCTGGCGCGGGAAGAGAGCCGTGGAGCGCATTTTCGGAATGATTTTCCGCAACGGGATGATGTGAAGTTTGGGAAGCATTCGGTGTTGCGTGGTAGTGTCGTTGGTTTTGAGTAG
- a CDS encoding OmpH family outer membrane protein encodes MQQVRVLVFVLASLSIGKTIAAQAGQAPGHALPMAGIVTFSFNSAVLGTAEAQRDLDSLQKKLTPRQQQLQKLSDALEVEKKQLTEGNSKLTDAEKAQSISSINLKDKQLQREADNLKSDFETESQQIYQRVAQRLYVFLQKYAQQHAYAAILERGSDAAPVVWYAADNLDITEEVVKAYDHQSEAAATSLPDKPSADRPQSPIAKRP; translated from the coding sequence ATGCAGCAGGTAAGAGTACTTGTCTTTGTTTTAGCGAGTTTGAGCATCGGGAAGACGATAGCAGCGCAGGCAGGCCAGGCTCCCGGACATGCTCTTCCCATGGCGGGCATCGTCACATTCAGTTTCAACAGTGCCGTTCTTGGAACCGCAGAAGCACAGCGAGATCTCGACAGCCTGCAGAAGAAGCTCACGCCCCGTCAACAGCAATTACAAAAGCTGAGTGACGCGCTTGAAGTAGAGAAAAAGCAGCTCACAGAAGGCAACTCAAAGCTGACAGATGCCGAAAAAGCCCAGAGTATCTCGAGCATCAATTTGAAGGACAAGCAGCTCCAGCGTGAAGCCGACAACCTCAAAAGTGATTTCGAGACAGAATCGCAGCAAATCTATCAACGGGTAGCGCAGAGACTCTACGTATTTCTCCAGAAATACGCACAGCAACACGCTTACGCCGCGATTCTTGAACGTGGTTCCGACGCCGCACCAGTCGTTTGGTATGCCGCCGATAACCTCGATATCACCGAAGAGGTCGTGAAGGCATACGACCATCAGTCCGAAGCAGCAGCGACATCCCTGCCCGACAAACCTTCAGCCGATCGCCCGCAATCTCCCATCGCGAAGAGGCCCTGA
- a CDS encoding TerC/Alx family metal homeostasis membrane protein: MSEIPLYDWIGFHVFLLLLFVGEFLMLRRKQTPARAVWATCMWVGAALAFAGYVWYTLGSPYDIEFISGYAIEESLSVDNLFVFLLLFREFHIEGPHQRRVLFWGILGAVIMRAGFIGLGIELLEHFAWVTYIFGAFLLFAAVRLLMPHGEKKPGKPAWTKWVERIIPVSSNQSRFFLREQGKVHLTMLSLALIAIAFTDFVFALDSIPAVLSITRHPFIAYSSNVMAVMGLRSLYFLLAHLLEKLAFLHYGLAAVLGFAAFKMLAANWIEVSALVSLAIILGLLGITIVISLLLPKKHATA; the protein is encoded by the coding sequence ATGAGCGAGATCCCTCTCTACGACTGGATCGGCTTCCACGTCTTCCTGCTGCTGCTCTTTGTAGGGGAGTTCCTCATGCTCCGCCGCAAACAGACGCCTGCGCGCGCCGTCTGGGCGACCTGCATGTGGGTCGGCGCGGCTCTCGCGTTTGCCGGGTATGTCTGGTACACCCTGGGCAGCCCCTACGACATCGAATTCATCTCAGGCTATGCCATCGAAGAGTCACTCTCAGTCGACAATCTCTTCGTCTTTCTTCTGCTCTTCCGCGAGTTCCACATCGAGGGTCCGCACCAGCGCCGGGTACTCTTCTGGGGAATCCTCGGAGCAGTCATTATGCGTGCGGGCTTTATCGGCCTCGGCATCGAGCTACTGGAACACTTTGCGTGGGTCACCTACATCTTCGGAGCCTTCCTCCTCTTCGCCGCCGTACGCCTGCTGATGCCGCACGGTGAAAAGAAACCCGGCAAACCCGCGTGGACAAAGTGGGTCGAACGCATCATTCCCGTCTCCAGCAACCAGTCAAGGTTCTTCCTGCGTGAACAGGGCAAGGTGCACCTGACCATGCTCTCGCTGGCGCTCATCGCCATCGCCTTCACGGACTTCGTTTTCGCGCTCGACTCTATCCCTGCCGTGCTCTCCATCACGCGGCACCCGTTCATCGCCTACAGCTCCAACGTCATGGCGGTGATGGGTCTGCGCTCGCTCTACTTCCTGCTGGCGCACCTTCTCGAAAAGCTCGCCTTCCTGCACTACGGCCTCGCCGCAGTGCTCGGCTTCGCCGCCTTCAAGATGCTCGCGGCAAATTGGATCGAGGTCTCCGCTCTGGTCTCGCTCGCTATCATCCTTGGCCTGCTTGGCATCACCATCGTGATCTCATTACTGCTGCCGAAGAAGCACGCTACCGCCTGA
- a CDS encoding RNA polymerase sigma factor, with protein sequence MIPPTLQLDADVFPADSKTLSKNDSIFAFFKWRFASDEEVARLLQNGNADALTVLFKRHSPLLFGIARRILRNDAEAEDTVQQIFLDVYRSIQQFDAEKGTFKTWLLMFTYQRVFNSRRTQLATRFFDTDPFDGEDVPRLPVANGRSSGAENKILVEQVLRTLQPHQRRTLELTYYEGLTAEEISARTGESVRVVRHNLYRSLERLRKAFCEHHPGYAGERKTR encoded by the coding sequence ATGATCCCTCCTACACTTCAGCTCGATGCGGACGTCTTTCCAGCGGATAGCAAGACGCTTTCGAAAAATGATTCCATCTTTGCCTTCTTTAAATGGCGGTTTGCTTCCGATGAAGAAGTGGCCAGACTTCTACAGAACGGAAACGCAGATGCTCTGACCGTTCTATTCAAGCGGCACAGCCCACTCCTGTTTGGAATTGCTCGCCGCATTCTAAGGAATGATGCGGAGGCCGAAGATACCGTTCAACAGATATTCCTGGATGTCTACCGATCGATACAGCAATTCGATGCGGAGAAAGGGACGTTCAAGACCTGGTTGTTGATGTTTACCTACCAGCGAGTCTTCAACAGCCGCCGGACACAGCTCGCGACCAGATTCTTTGACACAGATCCCTTTGACGGAGAAGACGTTCCAAGACTTCCTGTTGCCAACGGACGCAGCTCAGGCGCCGAAAACAAAATTCTCGTCGAACAGGTCCTGCGGACGTTGCAACCACATCAACGACGCACGCTGGAACTTACCTACTACGAAGGTCTTACAGCAGAAGAGATCTCCGCGCGCACTGGGGAAAGTGTGCGCGTGGTTCGCCACAATCTCTACCGCAGCCTCGAGAGACTTCGCAAAGCCTTCTGCGAACACCATCCAGGCTACGCCGGCGAAAGGAAGACACGATGA
- the aroB gene encoding 3-dehydroquinate synthase — MPVIAVNTPTANYNVVIGRGLLPTLSRRIAKLTGSPSTRLFVVTTPEIWKLWQRKFLASFPKDAKPVVLLHPSGESHKRFAAVESLLEHLAENKADRDSVLIALGGGVIGDITGFLAAIYMRGIRFIQVPTTLLAQVDSSVGGKTGVNLRAGKNLVGSFHQPLGVFIDIDILKTLPPAELRAGLQESVKAGVIRMPRLFRYMESESKAILKGDPKALEKVVTASVKMKAEVVGIDERENGLRMILNFGHTLGHAIEAATKYKQLLHGQAIAWGMIAATLISVERGILPEADAIRIVNTVLAYGPIPKFRAPVQQIVDLTGSDKKNRSGQRRFILPVSVGKVEIVTDVTEAEMLHATEQTLKLMQERGA, encoded by the coding sequence GTGCCAGTTATCGCAGTAAATACGCCTACGGCGAACTACAACGTCGTCATCGGCCGCGGCCTTCTGCCAACGCTCTCCCGCCGCATCGCCAAACTCACCGGTTCTCCCTCGACACGGCTCTTCGTCGTCACGACTCCTGAGATCTGGAAGCTGTGGCAGCGAAAGTTCCTCGCCTCCTTCCCCAAGGACGCGAAGCCCGTCGTGCTGCTGCATCCCTCCGGCGAGTCGCACAAGCGCTTCGCAGCGGTTGAGAGCCTTCTTGAGCATCTCGCCGAGAACAAGGCCGACCGCGACTCCGTCCTCATCGCCCTTGGCGGCGGTGTGATCGGAGACATCACCGGTTTCCTGGCGGCCATCTACATGCGCGGCATCCGCTTCATCCAGGTGCCCACCACGCTGCTCGCACAGGTGGACTCCTCGGTCGGCGGCAAGACCGGCGTCAATCTGCGAGCCGGCAAAAACCTCGTCGGCAGCTTCCATCAACCCCTTGGCGTCTTCATCGATATCGACATCCTCAAGACTCTGCCCCCCGCCGAGCTGCGCGCCGGTCTGCAGGAGTCTGTCAAAGCCGGTGTCATCCGCATGCCGCGTCTCTTCCGCTACATGGAGTCGGAGTCGAAGGCCATTCTCAAAGGCGATCCCAAAGCTCTTGAAAAGGTCGTCACCGCTTCCGTGAAGATGAAGGCAGAGGTCGTCGGCATCGACGAGCGCGAGAACGGCCTGCGCATGATCCTCAACTTCGGTCACACGCTTGGACACGCCATCGAAGCAGCCACGAAGTACAAGCAGCTTCTGCACGGCCAGGCCATCGCCTGGGGCATGATCGCCGCTACCCTGATCTCCGTGGAACGCGGCATACTCCCTGAGGCCGACGCCATACGCATCGTCAATACCGTGCTTGCCTACGGCCCGATCCCGAAGTTTCGCGCACCGGTGCAGCAGATCGTGGATCTCACCGGCTCCGACAAGAAGAACCGCTCCGGTCAACGCCGCTTCATCCTTCCCGTCTCCGTCGGCAAGGTAGAGATTGTCACCGATGTCACCGAGGCGGAGATGCTGCACGCCACCGAGCAGACACTCAAACTCATGCAGGAGCGCGGAGCATGA
- a CDS encoding M28 family peptidase, translating into MKLRLVARALLSLAVLSAFAQGQKFSGVRAMDLTRQYVTTSGPRWLGSPGHAKAEAFIKKFFAPEIAKGQFEEDAFTASTPAGYLPGKNFIVKFPGKKDGIIVLASHYETNYPLRNINFVGANDGGATTALLMEMANVLRTHPPEGYSVWLLFDDAEEAVGDHWDTQRDALYGTKHIAAKWAANGTLPKIKAFLLADMCADKDLNINRETNSTPWLTDLLKQAAKNTGHSNSIFKLESAVEDDHLPFKQRGVPVLDIIDINYGPSSFMHPDGYHHTADDTLDKISAASLQISGDLFVEMIRLINQSGH; encoded by the coding sequence ATGAAGCTTCGTCTTGTAGCCCGCGCACTCCTCTCCCTGGCAGTGCTCAGTGCTTTCGCGCAGGGACAAAAGTTCAGTGGCGTGCGCGCCATGGACCTAACCCGGCAATACGTCACCACCAGCGGACCACGTTGGCTGGGCTCGCCCGGTCACGCCAAAGCCGAAGCCTTCATCAAAAAGTTCTTCGCGCCTGAGATCGCGAAAGGTCAGTTCGAAGAGGATGCCTTCACCGCCAGCACCCCGGCAGGCTACCTTCCCGGTAAGAACTTCATCGTGAAGTTCCCCGGCAAGAAGGACGGCATCATCGTCCTGGCATCGCATTACGAGACCAACTATCCGCTGCGCAACATCAACTTCGTTGGCGCCAATGACGGCGGAGCCACCACAGCCCTGTTGATGGAGATGGCCAACGTCCTCCGTACCCATCCGCCCGAGGGCTACTCCGTATGGCTGCTCTTCGATGACGCGGAAGAGGCGGTCGGCGACCACTGGGATACGCAGCGTGACGCCCTCTACGGCACCAAGCATATCGCCGCGAAGTGGGCGGCCAATGGCACTTTGCCAAAGATCAAGGCCTTTCTTCTCGCCGACATGTGCGCCGACAAGGACCTGAACATCAACCGCGAGACCAACAGCACTCCCTGGCTCACGGATCTGCTTAAGCAGGCGGCCAAGAATACTGGTCACTCGAACTCCATCTTCAAACTCGAGTCCGCCGTCGAAGACGATCACCTCCCCTTCAAACAGCGCGGAGTGCCCGTCCTCGACATCATCGACATCAACTACGGTCCCTCCAGCTTCATGCATCCCGACGGATACCATCACACCGCCGATGACACGCTGGACAAGATCTCGGCCGCGAGCCTGCAGATCTCCGGTGACCTGTTCGTGGAGATGATCCGGCTCATCAACCAGAGCGGTCACTAG
- the ubiE gene encoding bifunctional demethylmenaquinone methyltransferase/2-methoxy-6-polyprenyl-1,4-benzoquinol methylase UbiE — protein sequence MSATGAQPGKNMTEQQAAAAVQQMFDSIAPKYDLLNHVLSAGIDRRWWRRCATTFRDTLTKPEAAVLDLCCGTGDMTSALLALRPSPAEQMMAVDFSHEMISRGIEKHRGHNVCFVEADALNLPMPDNSFDLVVSAFGFRNLANYDAGLREIARVLKPGGQVGILDFNQPGGPIGKLYAFYFRRVLPAIGAAISRSASAYAYLPASVGRFPKPPEMLRKMETAGYTHTTWTPYTFGIAGLYRGAKLG from the coding sequence ATGAGCGCAACCGGAGCGCAACCCGGGAAGAACATGACCGAGCAGCAGGCCGCCGCGGCCGTGCAGCAGATGTTCGACTCCATCGCGCCGAAGTACGACCTGCTCAACCATGTGCTCTCCGCCGGCATCGATCGCCGATGGTGGCGCCGCTGTGCCACCACCTTCCGCGATACCCTCACAAAGCCTGAGGCAGCCGTCCTCGATCTCTGTTGCGGCACCGGCGACATGACCTCCGCCTTACTGGCGCTTCGGCCCTCACCCGCCGAGCAGATGATGGCCGTCGACTTCTCGCACGAGATGATCTCGCGTGGTATCGAAAAGCATCGCGGGCACAACGTCTGCTTCGTCGAAGCCGATGCTCTCAACCTGCCGATGCCTGACAACTCCTTTGACCTCGTCGTCTCCGCCTTCGGCTTCCGCAACCTCGCCAACTATGACGCCGGCCTGCGCGAGATCGCACGCGTGCTTAAGCCCGGCGGACAGGTCGGCATCCTCGACTTCAACCAGCCCGGCGGGCCGATTGGCAAGCTCTATGCTTTCTACTTCCGCCGCGTGCTACCGGCCATCGGGGCCGCCATCTCCCGCAGCGCATCCGCCTATGCTTACCTTCCCGCATCCGTAGGCCGCTTCCCCAAGCCCCCCGAAATGCTGCGCAAGATGGAAACCGCCGGATACACCCACACCACCTGGACCCCCTACACCTTCGGCATCGCCGGCCTCTATCGCGGAGCCAAACTGGGGTAG
- a CDS encoding cation-efflux pump — protein sequence MPAAVQPVPPTAQQAEKRRAALSSVLAAAGITALKLIAGIATHSLGMLSEAAHSGLDLAAAGITLFSVQVSDKPADEDHNFGHGKIENLSSFVETFLMGASCLWIVLEAVRRLLHPVEVHSSIWPVLVLILSIAVDYSRSRHLFRVAKQSGSQALEADALHFSTDIWSSVAVLAGLAVTWAGSYLHIPWLHRADPIAALLVSVIILQVSYRLARRTLDDLMDATPTETRRELLRALAQVPDVLSVDQVRVRRAGSEHFVDLTLALPRNLTFQRAEQVTKGARAAVLRIVPGADIDINTVPTASDSESVFDRVKAVAARRNLSIHDLSVREIKDKLYIELHLEVPEIMHLRAAHDLVTKLEAEMRREEPRIASILTHIESEPATIEHTDAIARDTQLERGLRRAAQEFPQILDIHDVLITRTGDHLQINCHCTLPDDLPMSEVHAIITEVESRMKRQHPEVSRVLIHPEPATDNRR from the coding sequence ATGCCTGCCGCGGTCCAACCAGTCCCACCCACTGCCCAGCAGGCCGAAAAACGCCGCGCCGCGCTCAGCTCCGTCCTGGCGGCAGCGGGCATTACGGCACTAAAGCTCATCGCAGGCATCGCGACTCACTCACTCGGCATGCTGAGCGAAGCCGCGCACTCCGGCCTGGATCTCGCCGCCGCCGGCATCACCCTCTTCTCCGTCCAAGTCTCCGACAAACCCGCTGACGAAGATCACAACTTCGGTCATGGCAAGATCGAGAATCTCTCATCCTTCGTCGAGACCTTCCTCATGGGCGCATCCTGCCTCTGGATCGTCCTCGAAGCTGTCCGCCGCCTGTTGCATCCGGTCGAGGTTCACAGCAGCATCTGGCCCGTCCTCGTGCTGATCCTCTCCATCGCCGTCGACTACAGCCGCTCCCGGCATCTCTTTCGTGTCGCCAAACAGTCCGGCTCGCAGGCGCTCGAAGCTGATGCGCTGCACTTCAGCACCGATATCTGGTCCTCCGTCGCCGTTCTGGCTGGTCTCGCCGTAACCTGGGCCGGCAGCTACCTCCACATCCCCTGGCTGCATCGCGCTGATCCCATCGCGGCGCTCCTCGTCTCCGTCATCATTCTGCAGGTCAGCTACCGCCTCGCCCGCCGCACGCTCGACGACCTGATGGACGCAACTCCCACAGAGACCCGCCGCGAGCTTCTTCGCGCTCTCGCGCAAGTCCCCGACGTCCTCTCTGTCGACCAGGTGCGCGTGCGTCGCGCGGGCTCAGAGCATTTCGTCGATCTCACCCTGGCGCTTCCCCGCAACCTAACCTTCCAGCGCGCCGAGCAGGTCACCAAAGGCGCACGCGCCGCCGTACTGCGCATCGTTCCTGGCGCCGACATCGACATCAATACTGTGCCGACGGCCTCTGACTCCGAATCGGTCTTCGATCGCGTCAAAGCGGTAGCCGCGCGCCGCAATCTCAGCATTCACGATCTCAGCGTCCGCGAGATCAAAGACAAGCTCTACATCGAGCTCCACCTCGAAGTTCCGGAGATCATGCACCTCCGTGCCGCGCATGATCTGGTTACCAAGCTCGAGGCCGAGATGCGCCGCGAAGAACCCCGTATCGCCAGCATCCTAACCCACATTGAAAGTGAACCCGCGACCATCGAGCATACGGACGCCATTGCGCGAGACACGCAGCTCGAACGCGGCCTGCGCCGCGCCGCACAGGAGTTCCCGCAGATCCTCGATATCCATGACGTCCTGATCACCCGCACCGGCGACCACCTGCAGATCAACTGCCATTGCACTCTCCCTGACGATCTGCCCATGTCGGAGGTACATGCCATCATCACCGAAGTGGAAAGCCGCATGAAGCGCCAGCACCCTGAGGTCTCACGCGTCCTCATTCACCCAGAACCGGCAACCGACAACCGCCGTTGA
- the tatC gene encoding twin-arginine translocase subunit TatC, with the protein MADVIDRARAAVTDRAELPGMSLMEHLDELRKRLIRAVIFLVIGMAVAYAFHERLYDIVQKPLTDLHLKLNFTHPTDGLNLSLKTALYGGAILAAPFILYQVWLFIAPGLYQNEKKYVTPFMVATIGLFFAGAWFGYRWVLPEGLRVLILGFGKQFNPIITIEDYTNFFLAVILGLGACFELPVLIFFLALFGIVDAKFLWKNVRYAVMIIFVIAAIICPTPDPFGMCLFASPMLALYFLSILVAYMVHPKRREAKAKKA; encoded by the coding sequence ATGGCTGACGTCATCGATCGCGCCCGGGCGGCAGTAACGGACCGCGCCGAACTGCCAGGCATGAGCCTGATGGAGCATCTCGACGAGCTCCGCAAGCGCCTGATCCGCGCCGTCATCTTCCTGGTGATCGGAATGGCCGTCGCCTACGCCTTCCACGAGCGCCTCTACGACATCGTGCAGAAGCCGCTCACCGACCTGCACCTGAAGCTCAACTTCACCCACCCGACCGACGGCCTGAACCTTTCACTCAAGACGGCGCTTTATGGCGGAGCGATCCTCGCCGCGCCTTTCATCCTCTACCAGGTCTGGCTCTTCATCGCTCCCGGTCTCTACCAGAACGAAAAGAAGTACGTCACGCCCTTCATGGTGGCGACCATTGGCCTCTTCTTCGCCGGCGCTTGGTTCGGTTACCGCTGGGTGCTACCCGAAGGCCTCCGCGTCCTCATTCTTGGCTTCGGCAAGCAATTCAATCCCATCATCACCATTGAGGACTACACCAACTTCTTTCTTGCCGTGATCCTCGGTCTCGGAGCCTGTTTTGAGCTGCCGGTGCTCATCTTCTTCCTCGCGCTCTTCGGCATCGTCGATGCCAAGTTCCTCTGGAAGAACGTGCGCTACGCCGTCATGATCATCTTTGTCATCGCGGCCATCATCTGCCCGACGCCGGATCCTTTTGGCATGTGCCTCTTCGCCTCACCCATGCTGGCGCTCTACTTCCTCTCGATTCTGGTTGCCTACATGGTCCACCCGAAGCGCCGTGAGGCCAAGGCAAAGAAGGCATGA
- a CDS encoding PASTA domain-containing protein: MKLRTTMIRFFRILLGAVAMMTVALLSAFITMRLAIHGREVQIPNFAGMTYEEAAAKARGTGLNMTLENRYYSAVVPAGRVLQQYPVAGVRVRRSWQVRVTQSLGPQRVTIPNAVGMPLREASVTLRRGSLELGSLAHLPIAGEADYVLAQSPPPNAEGVDKPAVSLLLSEEEDAEPKAWVMPNLSGLTLTEAGARVSAMGLHIAYAQEAATAIPAIPSVGATPAPQPVKVMGTVIAQSPAPGSRVTAADPVKLTVVH; the protein is encoded by the coding sequence GTGAAACTGCGAACCACCATGATCCGCTTCTTCCGCATCCTGCTGGGTGCGGTCGCCATGATGACCGTAGCGCTGCTTTCGGCCTTTATCACCATGCGCCTCGCCATTCACGGCCGCGAAGTGCAGATCCCCAACTTCGCAGGCATGACCTATGAAGAGGCCGCAGCGAAGGCACGCGGCACCGGCCTGAACATGACGCTCGAAAACCGCTATTACTCCGCGGTTGTTCCCGCCGGACGCGTCCTGCAGCAGTACCCCGTAGCGGGAGTACGTGTACGGCGCTCCTGGCAGGTGCGCGTCACCCAGTCACTTGGACCGCAGCGCGTCACCATCCCCAACGCCGTCGGTATGCCACTGCGAGAGGCCTCGGTCACCCTTCGCCGCGGCAGTCTCGAACTCGGCTCGCTCGCTCACCTCCCCATCGCCGGCGAGGCAGATTATGTCCTGGCACAGTCGCCTCCACCCAATGCGGAAGGTGTAGACAAACCCGCAGTCAGCCTACTGCTCTCAGAAGAGGAAGACGCGGAGCCGAAGGCCTGGGTCATGCCCAACCTCTCCGGCCTCACGCTGACAGAGGCCGGCGCACGCGTCTCCGCCATGGGCCTGCACATTGCCTACGCCCAGGAAGCCGCCACAGCCATTCCCGCAATTCCCTCCGTCGGCGCCACACCCGCGCCACAACCGGTCAAGGTCATGGGCACAGTCATCGCCCAATCCCCCGCACCAGGCTCACGCGTCACCGCCGCTGACCCGGTAAAACTCACGGTCGTCCACTGA